The following are encoded together in the Pleurocapsa sp. FMAR1 genome:
- a CDS encoding four helix bundle protein produces the protein MNAYTELNKKHYNDASKILLKQFLRFGTSIGANCSEAEFAQSNKDFLSKYIIALKEANETIGIARSLD, from the coding sequence ATTAACGCTTACACAGAGTTAAATAAAAAACATTACAATGACGCAAGTAAAATATTATTAAAACAGTTTTTACGCTTTGGTACTTCAATAGGTGCAAATTGTTCCGAGGCAGAATTCGCACAGTCAAACAAAGACTTTTTATCAAAATATATAATAGCTTTAAAAGAGGCAAATGAAACAATCGGCATAGCGCGTTCATTGGATTGA
- a CDS encoding DUF2163 domain-containing protein gives MLILDPVSTSAITKKTLTLCWCWLITRTDGAQLGFTGFDQMIAIGGVTYQSFTGFDSTADQVSEGLERLDSQNLKGILDVAVISKVDLQSGIYAKAQVRRFIVDYTNLPSSFSLNPPKHIELPTGYLADFTSNNLGYEIKVKSNLSLLENNVGTTTGKTCRAHLGDDVCTKDLTNFTHLLAVTNVVNRRVFSVNGGLPDKHLDRGRLYFTSGANNGVHLDIDFYVGSQIILFEQAPFNIAVGDNLTALAGCNKTKLACITKFQNFYYFDGEPDIPTTDLAIETPTK, from the coding sequence ATGCTAATTCTAGATCCTGTCTCAACCAGTGCGATAACTAAAAAAACTCTAACTCTTTGCTGGTGCTGGTTAATTACGCGCACCGATGGAGCGCAGCTTGGCTTTACGGGTTTTGACCAAATGATCGCGATCGGCGGGGTAACTTACCAAAGTTTTACAGGTTTTGACTCTACCGCAGACCAGGTAAGTGAGGGGTTAGAAAGATTGGACAGTCAGAATTTAAAAGGTATTTTAGATGTGGCGGTGATATCTAAAGTTGACTTACAAAGTGGTATCTATGCCAAGGCTCAAGTACGGCGTTTTATTGTGGACTATACAAATTTACCTTCTTCTTTTAGTTTAAATCCCCCCAAGCATATAGAGTTACCCACGGGATATTTAGCTGATTTTACGAGCAATAATTTAGGTTACGAAATCAAAGTCAAAAGCAACTTATCTTTACTAGAGAATAATGTCGGCACAACTACTGGTAAGACCTGTAGGGCGCACCTAGGTGATGATGTCTGTACCAAAGATTTAACCAACTTCACGCACCTTTTAGCTGTAACTAACGTAGTTAATCGGCGCGTGTTTTCAGTTAATGGTGGACTACCTGATAAACACTTGGATCGGGGACGCTTATATTTTACCAGTGGGGCAAATAATGGTGTACACCTGGATATTGACTTTTATGTCGGTTCACAAATAATCCTGTTTGAACAAGCACCATTTAACATTGCCGTAGGCGATAACTTGACGGCGCTCGCAGGATGCAATAAAACCAAGTTAGCCTGTATAACTAAGTTTCAAAACTTTTATTATTTTGATGGTGAACCTGATATTCCAACTACAGATTTAGCGATTGAAACACCGACAAAGTAA